Within Nitrospirota bacterium, the genomic segment GACCTCCTCGGTGCGGGCCGTCAGCATGATGACCGGCAGGGAGCGGGTGGCCTCGCCGCCCCGGAGGATGCGGCAGAGCTCCGTGCCCTGGATGCCCGGGAGCATGATGTCCAGGACCACCAGGTCGTATCCGCCGGCCCTGAGCATCCGGAGGGCGTCCTCGCCGTTTGAGGCCGAAGAGACCTCGAAGCCCTCCTTCCGGAGGTTATAGGCGATGAGCTCCACCAGGTCGGGCTCGTCGTCCACGACCAGTATCTTGGCCTTTGGAGACACGTTGTTCTTATAACACTTTTCTCCGGGGGATTCAATCCGGACGGGCCAGGGCGTCCAGGCGCTCCAGGGCCTCGCGCATGTCCGCGGGCACCGGGGCCGAGAACTCCACGCGCCCGCCGGTCGCCGGATGCCTGAAGCCCAGGAGCGCGGCATGGAGCATCTGCCGGGGGAAGAAGACCCTTTCCCCCCTGATGTCCAGGGACGTCTTCCGCCCGTAGACGCGGTCCCCCAGAACGGGATGGCCCACCGAGGCGAAATGCACCCGTATCTGGTGCGTCCTGCCCGTGGCCAGGCGGACCTCCAGGAGCGTGGCGAACCCGTAAGAGCGGAGGGCCCGCCAGGCAGTGCGCGCCTCCCTCCTCTGGCGGGACCGGGTGGACATCTTCTTCCGGTCCTTCTCGGAGCGCCCGATAGGCATGTCAATCTCTCCCTCCTCGCCCATGTCGCCGAGGACCAGGGCCCTGTAGCTCCGCGTGGTCTCCCGGCTCCGGAACTGCTCCACCAAGTCGTAATACGCCCGGCTGCTCCTGGCCACGACCATGACCCCGGAGGTA encodes:
- a CDS encoding RluA family pseudouridine synthase is translated as MARLVVAPGEEGERIDRFLSERKDGLTRSRIKHLIEEGGVLVGGRPVRASYRVREGDRIEVSVPAPPPEELVPEDIPVEILFADDDVVVVNKPPGLVVYPAAGHPTGTLMNALLYRVGGLAPVGGPLRPGVVHRLDRDTSGVMVVARSSRAYYDLVEQFRSRETTRSYRALVLGDMGEEGEIDMPIGRSEKDRKKMSTRSRQRREARTAWRALRSYGFATLLEVRLATGRTHQIRVHFASVGHPVLGDRVYGRKTSLDIRGERVFFPRQMLHAALLGFRHPATGGRVEFSAPVPADMREALERLDALARPD